The stretch of DNA GCGAGCCGAAGCCAAACACCGACCAGAAGCCGACCCCGGACGAGAAACCGACCGACGAGCAGCCGTGAGCGCTCACATCCGGCTTTATACCAGAAAGGATTGCTGCTTGTGCGACGAGATGAAGACAGCCATCCGCGAAGCCGCGGAAGGCCGATCCCTCGGAGTGGAGGAGATCGACGTCGATTCCGCGCCTGAGCTGAAGGAGAAATTCGGGAGCGAAGTGCCGGTCCTCTTCATCAACGGCCGCAAGGCGTTCAAGCATCGCGTGACGGCGAAGGAGCTGA from Candidatus Binatia bacterium encodes:
- a CDS encoding glutaredoxin family protein, with protein sequence MSAHIRLYTRKDCCLCDEMKTAIREAAEGRSLGVEEIDVDSAPELKEKFGSEVPVLFINGRKAFKHRVTAKELKKRLKREGF